The proteins below come from a single Streptomyces sp. MRC013 genomic window:
- the rpmI gene encoding 50S ribosomal protein L35: protein MPKNKTHSGAKKRFKITGSGKVLRERAGKRHLLEHKSSKLTRRLTGNAEMAPGDSAKIKKMLGI from the coding sequence ATGCCGAAGAACAAGACGCACAGCGGTGCCAAGAAGCGCTTCAAGATCACCGGCTCGGGCAAGGTGCTCCGCGAGCGCGCCGGCAAGCGCCACCTGCTCGAGCACAAGTCGTCCAAGCTGACGCGCCGCCTCACCGGCAACGCCGAGATGGCCCCGGGTGACAGCGCCAAGATCAAGAAGATGCTGGGCATCTGA
- the mycP gene encoding type VII secretion-associated serine protease mycosin, which produces MRHARTAGTAGTARLLLAALTAAALALLPAAPARADGIRARQWGNEAINAERAWDTTRGEGVTVAVLDTGVDGTHPDLVGNVLPGRDLVGFGARRGDRAWARHGTAMAGIIAGHGHGPGNGDGVVGVAPEARILPVRVILEGSDGARARARQTRGGALAQGIRWAADQGADVINLSLGDDSESAHPEAAEDAAVQYALAKGAVVVASAGNGGEKGDRVSYPAAYPGVIAVTAVDRYGAPAPFSTSRWYAAVSAPGVDVVIADPDRRYYEGWGTSAAAAFVSGAVALVRAAHPGLTPSQIRKLLVDTARDGPQEGRDDHKGYGTVDPAAAIEAGAALRPADLKAAAAGYDRRYFGPGPRRDPEPGEPVGLLAPVAGGAGVLLVATAAALWRGGRRTG; this is translated from the coding sequence GTGAGGCACGCCCGCACCGCCGGCACGGCGGGCACCGCCCGGCTGCTCCTCGCCGCCCTCACCGCCGCCGCCCTCGCGCTCCTCCCCGCGGCCCCGGCCCGCGCGGACGGCATCCGCGCCCGCCAGTGGGGCAACGAGGCGATCAACGCCGAGCGGGCCTGGGACACCACCAGGGGCGAGGGCGTCACCGTCGCCGTCCTCGACACCGGGGTGGACGGGACCCACCCCGACCTCGTCGGCAACGTCCTTCCCGGCAGGGACCTCGTCGGCTTCGGCGCCCGGCGCGGCGACCGGGCCTGGGCCCGCCACGGCACCGCCATGGCCGGCATCATCGCGGGCCACGGACACGGTCCGGGCAACGGCGACGGAGTCGTCGGAGTCGCCCCCGAGGCCAGGATCCTCCCCGTCCGGGTCATCCTCGAAGGCTCCGACGGGGCGCGCGCCCGCGCCCGCCAGACCCGCGGCGGCGCCCTGGCCCAGGGCATCCGCTGGGCCGCCGACCAGGGCGCCGACGTGATCAACCTCTCCCTCGGCGACGACAGCGAGTCCGCCCACCCCGAGGCCGCCGAGGACGCCGCCGTCCAGTACGCCCTGGCCAAGGGGGCCGTCGTCGTCGCCTCCGCCGGCAACGGCGGCGAGAAAGGCGACCGCGTCTCCTACCCCGCCGCCTACCCGGGCGTGATCGCCGTGACCGCCGTCGACCGCTACGGCGCCCCCGCCCCGTTCTCGACCAGCCGCTGGTACGCCGCGGTCAGCGCGCCCGGCGTCGACGTGGTCATCGCCGACCCCGACCGCAGGTACTACGAGGGCTGGGGCACCAGCGCGGCCGCGGCGTTCGTCTCCGGCGCCGTCGCCCTCGTCCGCGCCGCCCACCCCGGCCTCACGCCCTCCCAGATCAGGAAGCTGCTCGTCGACACCGCGCGCGACGGCCCCCAGGAGGGCCGCGACGACCACAAGGGGTACGGGACGGTCGACCCGGCCGCCGCGATCGAGGCGGGCGCCGCGCTCCGTCCCGCCGACCTCAAGGCGGCCGCCGCCGGCTACGACCGCCGGTACTTCGGGCCCGGCCCGCGCCGCGACCCCGAGCCGGGGGAACCCGTCGGCCTCCTCGCCCCGGTCGCGGGCGGAGCCGGCGTGCTGCTGGTGGCGACCGCCGCCGCGCTGTGGCGCGGAGGGCGCCGCACGGGGTGA
- the rplT gene encoding 50S ribosomal protein L20, with translation MARVKRAVNAHKKRRAILEQASGYRGQRSRLYRKAKEQVTHSLVYNYNDRRKRKGDFRQLWIQRINAAARANGITYNRFIQGLKAANVEVDRKILAELAVNDATAFAALVEVAQKALPSDVNAPKAAA, from the coding sequence GTGGCACGCGTCAAGCGCGCAGTCAACGCTCACAAGAAGCGCCGTGCGATCCTCGAGCAGGCCAGCGGTTACCGCGGCCAGCGCTCCCGCCTGTACCGCAAGGCGAAGGAGCAGGTCACCCACTCGCTGGTCTACAACTACAACGACCGCAGGAAGCGCAAGGGCGACTTCCGCCAGCTGTGGATCCAGCGCATCAACGCCGCCGCCCGCGCCAACGGCATCACGTACAACCGCTTCATCCAGGGTCTGAAGGCCGCCAACGTCGAGGTCGACCGCAAGATCCTGGCCGAGCTCGCGGTCAACGACGCCACCGCGTTCGCCGCCCTCGTCGAGGTCGCCCAGAAGGCCCTCCCGAGCGACGTCAACGCACCGAAGGCCGCCGCCTGA
- the pheS gene encoding phenylalanine--tRNA ligase subunit alpha: MSAPNKSYDPVEVEALKPEEIERMRDEALAAFAAAGDLDELAHAKVAHTGGTSPLSLANREIGALPPQAKAEAGKRVGQARGAVSKALAARQAELEAERDARVLVEEAVDVTLPHDRTPAGARHPLTTLMERVTDVFVSMGYEVAEGPEAEAEWFNFDALNFVPDHPARQMQDTFFVRGPGGTRDDESGIVLRTHTSPVQARTLVDREPPVYVVCPGRVYRTDELDATHTPVFHQIELLAVDEGLTMADLKGTLDHMVRALFGPDMKTRLRPNFFPFTEPSAEMDMLCYVCRGESVGDAEHPCRTCGSEGWIELGGCGMVNPKVLVACGVDPERYSGFAFGFGIERMLMFRHNVEDMRDMVEGDVRFTRPFGMEI; this comes from the coding sequence ATGTCGGCACCCAACAAGTCGTACGACCCAGTCGAGGTCGAGGCACTGAAACCGGAAGAGATCGAGCGCATGCGGGACGAGGCGCTCGCCGCCTTCGCCGCCGCCGGCGACCTCGACGAACTCGCGCACGCGAAGGTCGCCCACACGGGCGGCACCTCACCCCTCTCCCTCGCCAACCGGGAGATCGGCGCCCTGCCCCCGCAGGCCAAGGCCGAGGCGGGCAAGCGCGTCGGCCAGGCGCGCGGCGCGGTGTCCAAGGCCCTGGCCGCCCGCCAGGCCGAACTGGAGGCCGAGCGCGACGCCCGGGTCCTGGTCGAGGAGGCGGTGGACGTCACCCTCCCCCACGACCGCACCCCGGCCGGCGCCCGGCACCCGCTGACCACCCTCATGGAGCGCGTCACGGACGTCTTCGTCTCCATGGGCTACGAGGTCGCCGAGGGCCCCGAAGCCGAGGCGGAGTGGTTCAACTTCGACGCCCTCAACTTCGTCCCCGACCACCCGGCCCGCCAGATGCAGGACACCTTCTTCGTCCGGGGGCCCGGGGGCACCCGCGACGACGAGTCCGGCATCGTGCTGCGCACCCACACCTCGCCGGTGCAGGCGCGCACGCTCGTCGACCGCGAGCCGCCCGTGTACGTCGTCTGCCCCGGCCGCGTCTACCGCACCGACGAGCTCGACGCCACGCACACCCCGGTCTTCCACCAGATCGAGCTCCTCGCCGTCGACGAGGGCCTCACGATGGCCGACCTCAAGGGCACCCTCGACCACATGGTCCGGGCGCTGTTCGGGCCGGACATGAAGACGCGGCTCCGCCCGAACTTCTTCCCGTTCACCGAGCCCTCCGCCGAGATGGACATGCTCTGCTACGTCTGCCGGGGCGAGTCCGTCGGCGACGCGGAGCACCCCTGCCGCACCTGCGGCAGCGAGGGCTGGATCGAGCTCGGCGGCTGCGGCATGGTCAACCCCAAGGTGCTCGTCGCCTGCGGCGTCGACCCGGAGAGGTACAGCGGCTTCGCCTTCGGGTTCGGCATCGAGCGGATGCTGATGTTCCGCCACAACGTCGAGGACATGCGAGACATGGTCGAGGGCGACGTCCGGTTCACCCGGCCGTTCGGGATGGAGATCTGA
- a CDS encoding LysR family transcriptional regulator, with the protein MTLSHRVPDLGSLELLLAVARHGSLGRAAREVGITQPAASGRIRSMERRLGVALVDRSPRGSRLTEAGALVTDWARRVVEAAEAFDAGAQALRDRRDSRLRVAASMTIAEYLLPGWLVALRAERPGTAVSLRAGNSAAVAALLLAGDADLGYVEGLAVPDGLDGVVVARDRLVVVTAPSHRWARRRAAVAPAELAGTPLVLREYGSGTRQVLDSALAAHGGLAAPLMELASTTAAKAAAVSGAGPAVLSELAVTEELASRRLVEVPVEGVDLRRALRAVWPTGPRPTGPARDLLSLSRTR; encoded by the coding sequence GAGCTGCTGCTCGCCGTCGCGCGACACGGCAGCCTCGGCCGGGCGGCCCGCGAGGTCGGCATCACGCAGCCCGCCGCCAGCGGCCGCATCCGCTCCATGGAGCGGCGCCTGGGCGTGGCCCTCGTCGACCGGTCGCCCCGGGGCTCCCGGCTCACCGAGGCGGGGGCGCTCGTCACCGACTGGGCGCGGCGCGTGGTGGAGGCGGCGGAGGCGTTCGACGCGGGGGCCCAGGCGCTGCGGGACCGCCGCGACTCCCGGCTGCGCGTCGCCGCCTCGATGACCATCGCCGAGTACCTGCTGCCCGGCTGGCTCGTCGCCCTGCGCGCCGAGCGGCCCGGCACGGCCGTGTCGCTGCGGGCGGGCAACTCCGCCGCCGTCGCCGCCCTGCTGCTCGCGGGGGACGCGGACCTCGGGTACGTGGAGGGCCTCGCCGTGCCGGACGGGCTGGACGGCGTGGTCGTCGCCCGCGACCGGCTGGTGGTCGTCACGGCGCCGTCGCACCGCTGGGCCCGGCGCCGGGCCGCGGTCGCGCCCGCGGAACTGGCCGGGACGCCGCTGGTGCTGCGCGAGTACGGCTCGGGGACGCGGCAGGTCCTCGACTCGGCGCTGGCCGCGCACGGGGGGCTCGCGGCGCCGCTGATGGAACTGGCGTCGACGACGGCGGCGAAGGCGGCCGCCGTGAGCGGTGCCGGGCCGGCCGTCCTCAGCGAACTGGCGGTCACCGAGGAACTGGCGTCCCGTCGCCTGGTGGAGGTCCCGGTCGAGGGCGTCGACCTGCGCCGCGCCCTGCGCGCCGTGTGGCCGACCGGTCCCCGCCCCACGGGTCCGGCGCGGGACCTGCTGTCCCTGTCGCGGACCCGCTGA
- a CDS encoding amino acid deaminase/aldolase, which yields MTPHATDRTRYDRAVAHLGAPLAVVDLDAFDANAGDLVHRAGGKPVRVASKSLRCRALLERVLARPGFAGVMSFTLDESLWLARAGFDDVLLAYPSADRAGFAELAADARLARAVAVTVDDPAQLDLIEAARGGGREELRICLELDVSLRLLGGRVRVGALRSPLREPAELADLARSVARRPGFRLVGLMAYEGHVAGVGDAVAGRPLRSRAVRLMQSVARRELAERRAAVVAAVRAVAPDLEFVNGGGTGSVQHTAAEEAVTEVAAGSGLYVPRLFDHYTSFSGRPAALFAQPVVRRPGVGVVTVLGGGYPASGAPGRDRLPVPYLPEGLRYDPMEGAGEVQTPLLGPTADDLLIGDKVWFRHAKAGELCERFDRLHLIEGERVTAAVPTYRGEGRTFL from the coding sequence ATGACTCCCCACGCCACCGATCGCACCCGTTACGACCGGGCCGTCGCACACCTCGGTGCTCCGCTCGCCGTCGTCGACCTGGACGCCTTCGACGCCAATGCCGGCGACCTCGTCCACCGCGCCGGGGGCAAGCCGGTCCGGGTCGCGAGCAAGTCGCTGCGCTGCCGCGCGCTGCTGGAGCGGGTGCTGGCGCGGCCCGGCTTCGCGGGGGTGATGTCGTTCACCCTGGACGAGTCGCTGTGGCTGGCGCGGGCCGGCTTCGACGACGTGCTGCTGGCGTACCCGTCCGCGGACCGCGCCGGCTTCGCGGAACTGGCCGCCGACGCCCGCCTCGCGCGCGCCGTCGCGGTGACGGTGGACGACCCGGCGCAGCTGGACCTCATCGAGGCGGCGCGCGGGGGCGGCCGGGAGGAGCTGCGGATCTGCCTGGAGCTGGACGTGTCGCTGCGGCTGCTCGGCGGGCGCGTACGCGTCGGCGCGCTGCGGTCGCCGCTGCGGGAGCCGGCCGAACTGGCGGATCTCGCCCGCTCCGTGGCGCGCCGGCCCGGATTCCGGCTGGTGGGGCTGATGGCGTACGAGGGGCACGTGGCGGGGGTCGGCGACGCGGTGGCGGGCCGGCCGCTGCGGTCGCGGGCGGTGCGGCTGATGCAGTCGGTGGCGCGGCGGGAGCTGGCGGAGCGGCGGGCGGCCGTGGTGGCGGCCGTGCGGGCCGTGGCACCGGACCTGGAGTTCGTGAACGGCGGGGGCACCGGGAGCGTGCAGCACACGGCGGCCGAGGAGGCGGTGACGGAGGTCGCGGCGGGGTCGGGGCTGTACGTGCCCCGGCTGTTCGACCACTACACGTCGTTCAGCGGCCGGCCCGCCGCCCTGTTCGCGCAGCCGGTGGTGCGCCGGCCGGGCGTGGGCGTCGTGACGGTGCTGGGCGGCGGGTACCCCGCGTCGGGCGCGCCGGGCCGCGACCGGCTGCCGGTGCCGTACCTGCCGGAAGGACTGCGGTACGACCCGATGGAGGGGGCGGGCGAGGTGCAGACGCCGCTGCTGGGCCCGACCGCCGACGACCTGCTGATCGGCGACAAGGTGTGGTTCCGGCACGCCAAGGCGGGGGAGCTGTGCGAGCGGTTCGACCGGCTGCACCTGATCGAGGGCGAGCGGGTGACGGCGGCCGTGCCCACCTACCGGGGCGAGGGGCGGACGTTCCTGTAG
- a CDS encoding RNA methyltransferase has protein sequence MGTPELISPRSPRVAAARRLAKRNFRSKERRFIAEGPQAVREAAGHRGPDGEPTLRELFTTAEAATRYAAIVDAARAAGARVHHASDAVLAEISQTVTPQGIVGVCGFLDSPFEAVLAARPRLVAVLAHVRDPGNAGTVLRCADAAGADAVVLTDASVDLYNPKSVRASVGSLFHLPVAVGVPVRQAVAGLKAAGARVLAADGAGADDLDAELDAGTMGGPTAWIFGNEAWGLPEETRALADAVVRVPIHGKAESLNLATAAAVCLYASARAQRAAGGCRRVTPS, from the coding sequence ATGGGAACCCCCGAGCTGATCTCCCCGCGTTCCCCGCGCGTCGCCGCTGCGCGGCGCCTCGCCAAGCGGAACTTCCGGAGCAAGGAGCGCCGGTTCATCGCCGAGGGGCCGCAGGCCGTCCGCGAGGCCGCCGGGCACCGGGGGCCGGACGGCGAGCCGACGCTGCGCGAGCTCTTCACCACCGCCGAGGCGGCCACCCGGTACGCCGCCATCGTCGACGCCGCCCGCGCCGCCGGGGCCCGCGTCCACCACGCCTCCGACGCCGTCCTCGCCGAGATCTCCCAGACCGTCACCCCGCAGGGCATCGTCGGCGTCTGCGGCTTCCTCGACTCGCCGTTCGAGGCGGTCCTGGCGGCCCGCCCCCGGCTGGTCGCCGTCCTGGCCCACGTACGCGACCCCGGCAACGCCGGCACCGTCCTGCGCTGCGCCGACGCGGCCGGCGCCGACGCCGTCGTCCTCACCGACGCCTCCGTCGACCTGTACAACCCCAAGTCCGTCCGCGCCTCCGTCGGCTCCCTCTTCCACCTGCCGGTCGCCGTCGGCGTTCCCGTCCGGCAGGCCGTCGCCGGCCTGAAGGCCGCCGGGGCCCGCGTCCTCGCCGCCGACGGCGCCGGCGCCGACGACCTCGACGCCGAGCTCGACGCGGGCACCATGGGCGGCCCCACCGCGTGGATCTTCGGCAACGAGGCCTGGGGCCTTCCGGAGGAGACCCGCGCCCTCGCGGACGCCGTCGTCCGCGTCCCCATCCACGGCAAGGCCGAGAGCCTGAACCTGGCGACCGCCGCCGCCGTGTGCCTCTACGCCTCCGCCCGGGCGCAGCGGGCGGCCGGAGGGTGCCGCCGCGTCACCCCGAGCTAG
- a CDS encoding DUF1844 domain-containing protein, which yields MSDATPSEPGPDFAAMTRDIAEVPAVEVIVTVAVNLMSAAAVKLGLTEEGDAHKDLDEARKLVHALAGLLDASATEISSFHAAPLRDGLKSLQLAFREASLVPDEPGRGPGEKYTGPVFG from the coding sequence ATGAGTGACGCCACGCCCAGCGAACCCGGCCCCGACTTCGCCGCCATGACCCGCGACATCGCGGAGGTCCCCGCGGTGGAGGTGATCGTCACGGTCGCGGTGAACCTGATGAGCGCCGCGGCCGTGAAGCTCGGGCTGACCGAGGAGGGCGACGCGCACAAGGACCTCGACGAGGCCCGCAAGCTGGTGCACGCCCTGGCGGGTCTGCTGGACGCGAGTGCGACGGAGATCAGCTCCTTCCACGCGGCGCCGCTGCGGGACGGGCTGAAGTCCCTGCAGCTGGCGTTCCGCGAGGCGTCGCTGGTGCCGGACGAGCCGGGCCGGGGGCCGGGCGAGAAGTACACCGGCCCGGTCTTCGGCTGA
- a CDS encoding DUF2510 domain-containing protein — MSMTTSPGWYPDPAAPAVERWWDGTEWSGHTRPADGPPPAAVVVPPKRFGGRPARVAVAALAVAAVASAAVLLRPGGETPTAPPPSPGAAAPSVPAPSASGPAAGPSAAPAEGGALLVDQLNGVGLPLPKGWEKAEPGIDQAPAMVTAGDHRCPDGTRPCHPGRVLSRTLASAAPTHRAMAEADVAQAAEQLYGEDALDGRPYGGVTGHRVVAARETVVAGRTGYLVRWRATTGRGPGGHVQSLVFPSPGGAEQPVAVRFAFDAGPDGPPLSVMDEITRGIRPLDGPATGGVGSSLAPGDGGRPGAYRNVRPSPR, encoded by the coding sequence ATGAGCATGACGACATCGCCGGGCTGGTACCCCGACCCGGCGGCGCCCGCGGTGGAGCGCTGGTGGGACGGTACGGAGTGGAGCGGGCACACCCGCCCCGCGGACGGCCCGCCGCCCGCGGCGGTCGTCGTCCCCCCGAAGCGGTTCGGCGGCCGGCCCGCCCGGGTCGCCGTCGCGGCGCTCGCCGTGGCGGCGGTCGCGTCCGCCGCGGTCCTCCTCCGCCCCGGCGGGGAGACCCCGACCGCCCCGCCGCCCTCCCCGGGGGCCGCCGCCCCGTCCGTCCCCGCACCGTCCGCGTCCGGCCCGGCGGCCGGGCCGTCCGCCGCCCCGGCCGAGGGCGGCGCCCTCCTGGTCGACCAGCTCAACGGCGTCGGCCTGCCCCTGCCGAAGGGCTGGGAGAAGGCCGAGCCCGGCATCGACCAGGCCCCGGCCATGGTCACGGCCGGCGACCACCGGTGCCCCGACGGCACCCGCCCCTGCCACCCCGGCCGCGTCCTGTCCCGCACGCTCGCCTCCGCCGCCCCCACCCACCGGGCGATGGCCGAGGCGGACGTCGCGCAGGCCGCCGAGCAGCTGTACGGGGAGGACGCCCTCGACGGCAGGCCGTACGGCGGCGTCACCGGCCACCGGGTCGTCGCCGCCCGCGAGACCGTCGTCGCGGGCCGCACCGGCTACCTCGTCCGCTGGCGCGCCACCACGGGCAGGGGTCCCGGCGGCCACGTCCAGTCGCTGGTCTTCCCGTCGCCCGGCGGCGCCGAGCAGCCCGTCGCCGTGCGGTTCGCCTTCGACGCCGGGCCGGACGGGCCGCCGCTCTCCGTCATGGACGAGATCACCCGGGGGATCCGCCCCCTCGACGGCCCCGCGACCGGCGGCGTGGGAAGCAGCCTCGCCCCCGGGGACGGCGGCCGGCCCGGGGCCTACAGGAACGTCCGCCCCTCGCCCCGGTAG
- a CDS encoding SseB family protein, translated as MALKDIPDPGFPDDDGSADPRLAEALAAWAEDRGAEPRVLEALKGARLLVPVVALLGEVEEDGNGLRREKTSDMAVPTLTAGDRRALPAFTSADALARWDPAARPVAVPLHRALQAAAHEKADTLLLDLAGPVPYELTGRALLALAEGRTGTDPLADPAVTAAVRAVVAAEPAVLRAHLRRGGGADGTLALVLAPDAVPAEAARRVATALAADGTLRARLVRGLDLAVLPAGAAPPGEPFYARG; from the coding sequence GTGGCGCTCAAGGACATCCCCGACCCCGGTTTCCCCGACGACGACGGCTCCGCCGACCCCCGGCTCGCCGAGGCCCTCGCGGCCTGGGCCGAGGACCGCGGCGCCGAGCCGCGCGTGCTGGAGGCGCTGAAGGGGGCCCGGCTCCTCGTCCCCGTCGTCGCCCTCCTCGGCGAGGTCGAGGAGGACGGGAACGGCCTGCGCCGCGAGAAGACCAGCGACATGGCCGTGCCCACGCTCACCGCGGGCGACCGCCGCGCACTGCCCGCCTTCACCTCCGCCGACGCGCTGGCCCGCTGGGACCCGGCGGCCCGCCCCGTCGCCGTACCGCTCCACCGGGCGCTCCAGGCGGCCGCCCACGAGAAGGCCGACACGCTCCTCCTCGACCTGGCGGGCCCGGTGCCGTACGAGCTGACCGGCCGGGCGCTGCTCGCCCTCGCCGAGGGCCGCACCGGCACCGACCCCCTCGCGGACCCCGCCGTCACCGCCGCCGTGCGCGCGGTCGTCGCCGCCGAGCCGGCGGTGCTGCGCGCGCACCTCCGGCGGGGCGGCGGCGCGGACGGCACGCTCGCCCTGGTCCTCGCCCCCGACGCGGTCCCGGCGGAGGCCGCGCGCCGCGTGGCGACGGCCCTGGCGGCGGACGGGACGCTGAGGGCCCGCCTGGTGCGGGGCCTCGACCTGGCGGTGCTGCCGGCCGGGGCCGCCCCGCCGGGCGAGCCCTTCTACGCGAGGGGGTAG
- the infC gene encoding translation initiation factor IF-3, with product MHRRGWSQNRRYASVRQAVAWCYRGGSISAEPRINDRIRVPEVRLVGPSGEQVGIVPLAKALELAQEYDLDLVEVAANARPPVCKLMDYGKFKYESAMKAREARKNQAHTVIKEMKLRPKIDPHDYDTKKGHVVRFLKQGDKVKITIMFRGREQSRPELGYRLLQRLAEDVQDLGFVESNPKQDGRNMIMVLGPHKKKTEAMAEAREAQAARKAERQGQPAQADPSAE from the coding sequence ATGCACCGGCGCGGTTGGTCTCAGAACAGACGTTACGCGTCCGTCCGCCAGGCGGTCGCGTGGTGCTACCGAGGAGGATCCATCAGCGCCGAGCCCCGCATCAACGACCGGATTCGCGTTCCCGAGGTGCGACTTGTCGGTCCCAGCGGCGAGCAGGTCGGAATCGTTCCGCTCGCCAAGGCCCTGGAGCTTGCCCAGGAGTACGACCTCGACCTGGTCGAGGTCGCGGCGAACGCCCGTCCGCCCGTGTGCAAGCTCATGGACTACGGCAAGTTCAAGTACGAGTCGGCCATGAAGGCCCGTGAGGCGCGCAAGAACCAGGCGCACACGGTCATCAAGGAGATGAAGCTCCGGCCGAAGATCGACCCGCACGACTACGACACCAAGAAGGGTCACGTCGTCCGGTTCCTCAAGCAGGGCGACAAGGTCAAGATCACGATCATGTTCCGCGGACGCGAGCAGTCCCGGCCGGAGCTCGGCTACCGGCTCCTGCAGCGGCTCGCGGAGGACGTCCAGGACCTCGGTTTCGTCGAGTCGAACCCGAAGCAGGACGGCCGCAACATGATCATGGTTCTCGGTCCGCACAAGAAGAAGACCGAGGCCATGGCCGAGGCCCGCGAGGCGCAGGCCGCCCGCAAGGCGGAGCGCCAGGGCCAGCCCGCCCAGGCGGATCCGTCCGCCGAGTAG
- a CDS encoding ATP-binding protein — translation MTLGTSSHAEDRGALTRRAARRGAPARDPGAPAVRECDPDDMPDGLVVADADGRIACFNAQAARITAVPRERALGRPLEEALPLEDLKGRRWWPLTDPYGGLAIRTGQPERYLLLPGGREVLVAARYVRDEPLGPVRRVVVTLRGAEARRRNERSHAELIATVAHELRSPLTSVRGFTQTLLAKWERFTDDQKRLILETVDADANRVTRLITELLDISRIDSGRLEVRRQPVDVAAAVGRHVQGLTARGQPPDRFFVRVRRPLPELWADPDKVDQILGNLLENAVRHGEGTVTVEVAPTGPQDDETGTAVTVSDEGPGIPEESMGRVFTRFWRGSTRGGTGLGLYIVKGLVEAHGGTITVGRAPAGGAEFRFTLPVGAPTYLTRGI, via the coding sequence ATGACGCTCGGCACGAGCAGCCACGCGGAGGACCGCGGCGCCTTAACGCGCCGGGCGGCCCGCCGCGGCGCCCCCGCGCGCGACCCGGGCGCCCCCGCCGTCCGGGAGTGCGACCCGGACGACATGCCCGACGGACTCGTCGTCGCCGACGCCGACGGCCGGATCGCCTGCTTCAACGCCCAGGCCGCCCGGATCACCGCCGTCCCCCGCGAGCGGGCGCTCGGCCGCCCCCTGGAGGAGGCCCTCCCGCTGGAGGACCTCAAGGGGCGCCGCTGGTGGCCGCTGACCGACCCGTACGGCGGCCTCGCCATCCGCACCGGCCAGCCCGAGCGCTACCTGCTGCTGCCCGGCGGCCGGGAGGTCCTCGTCGCCGCCCGGTACGTGAGGGACGAGCCGCTCGGCCCGGTCCGCCGCGTCGTGGTCACGCTCCGCGGCGCCGAGGCCCGCCGCCGCAACGAGCGCAGCCACGCCGAGCTGATCGCCACCGTCGCCCACGAGCTGCGCTCCCCGCTGACCTCCGTCCGGGGCTTCACCCAGACCCTCCTCGCCAAGTGGGAGCGGTTCACCGACGACCAGAAGCGGCTCATCCTGGAGACCGTCGACGCCGACGCCAACCGCGTCACCCGGCTCATCACGGAGCTGCTCGACATCTCCCGCATCGACTCCGGCCGGCTGGAGGTGCGCCGCCAGCCCGTCGACGTCGCCGCCGCGGTCGGCCGCCACGTCCAGGGGCTCACCGCCCGCGGGCAGCCGCCCGACCGCTTCTTCGTCCGCGTCCGCCGCCCCCTGCCCGAGCTGTGGGCCGATCCCGACAAGGTCGACCAGATCCTCGGCAACCTCCTGGAGAACGCCGTGCGGCACGGCGAGGGGACCGTCACCGTCGAGGTGGCGCCCACCGGTCCGCAGGACGACGAGACGGGAACGGCGGTCACCGTGAGCGACGAGGGTCCCGGTATCCCCGAGGAGTCGATGGGCCGCGTCTTCACCCGCTTCTGGCGGGGGAGCACCCGCGGTGGCACCGGCCTCGGCCTGTACATCGTCAAGGGACTCGTCGAGGCCCACGGCGGCACCATCACCGTCGGCCGCGCCCCCGCGGGCGGCGCGGAGTTCCGATTCACCCTGCCCGTGGGAGCCCCGACGTACCTGACCCGTGGGATCTGA